Part of the Mytilus galloprovincialis chromosome 14, xbMytGall1.hap1.1, whole genome shotgun sequence genome is shown below.
aatgagtgtacaggcctatcagatggtgcctcatgaTTAAGAGTCTGATGAGACTAGCATTGATGGAAACTATAACCTAATTCCTGTGTTTCgcagttgtacttgactcatatttttgaaaagatcaaattctgttatattgtttaaattcgttttgttcctttaatcaactaaaaatgtaaaaaaggttatttttaatagaaaatttttggacaagtaaccatttcattcggacaagtaaattttggtatgtgcttgtcctacaggacaagttgaaaaaaaagttattgtagaggcctgccTCTTATATATAGGTTGGTGTccttatataatttttatgatgtTTTAGCTGTTTGTAGGTGTTAAAATAGTGGAGAAAAAGGGGGAgtaaataaagtattttattttaagaaaatagagATAAGTCACTTAAGGGggcaataaaattaaaaaatgggaTCACCGtttatttaagctcacaatctgccttctaaagaagcatgcatttttgttttgaggtacttttttctgttgaactaataggagaaatagaggtaatatccaaataaaaaagaactaatcACAGAAATCGCTTAAACTTTACAATTGTTTagtatgtacagcttatttgaaaaaaagtgtaGGTCACTGATTAGTTAAAAAAAGATACTTCAATTTTCAtaacaaaaaatgtcatttttgcaccaaagggagataatttggagctttttcataatataaacattttttttaaaagtcatcttggCAAATAAGAATCattttttttgggttgatttttgaacCATATATGTAACATAGttacaactaatagtgtaataaatacaaattttaatgaaaaaaagaatGTTTAGAATTTAGCTGAAATTTTGTTCACTCGAACCTCCTTAATGATCTTAATGTCATTATCCCAGATTCAGTTCATGGTCATCACCTGACATGACTGGTCATTTGATTTTTAAGCACAGATATTGATTCTGATAATTTTAACACCATAATAAGTGCATGATTAATTATAGTATATacttaaaactaaaattaaatcaaataagaTTTTGGCTAGTGATTTATTTAAACTACATTGTACTTAAATAGACTGTACACTCTTATTAATATCAACAAAATGTAACTTGTTTAATAGAGAATTAATTATCTGTCATTAATAGTTgtcttacatataaaaaagaagatgtggtatgattgccaatgagacaactgtccacaatagaccaaaatgacacagacattaacaattacaggtcactgtatggccttcatcaatgagcacagcccattacgcatagtcagctttaaaaggccccgataaatcaattcaaacgagaaaactaacggccttattttaaataaaataatgaacgaaaaacaaatatgtaacacataaacaaacgactgaattacaggctcgatcctgacttggcacagacaccagtgatattgttggcttttttcagaactacctctacccttttttattgggaaaatatgcgcaattttcatcaaattgggaaatttagaattaaccatgaatttgactgcaacttcaatttacagaccccctttcaagagtcAAAGCCTGCTTTGAAATAACACCCctttttgtcagtgatgatacataaatagaccctcaaatttgcacatatagtcattttatgcatgaaaaatgtataaatgaatcTCTTCTTAGTTTGTATGCATGCACTATTACTACtaagactgcactgtttgggaaaaaagttgtctttttgggaataattttaagccattttttttttcaaattgggattcttctccaggggaaaaagcctttattctccacttatttaaggcaaacaatatcactggacacatacataaataatgtggcagggtatgTTTATTATTCTAAAAGTGTAATTTCTTGAATTATAAATACCTCATTTGTCTGATAATCCTCAAAAATCTGTTAATTTCCAAGTCTCCAGGGAGTGAACTATATGGCAGTTACTTCATGTCTGTTTAGTTTTACAGTAGATTTCTTTGTTTATTTCTTGAGATTATAGATAATAAGATAGCAAACAAGTTAATAGCAAACAAGTTAAGATATTGTTTATCATGTATTGACAAAAAAACAACTTCAGTATTTAAGGTGTTGTTAAAAAGTAGAATTAAGGAAAAGActgataaggggagataattcaaacttgaaaaggaaaaaagaaaatctGACATTTTTACTTTGCTCAGTTTTTTGCTAATTTTTAATCTTccttttaaagatttataaaggaaaattatttaaaataaacctGAGCCTTggctgtaaaaaaaatctttttgtcattttagagTGACAGGTTTTTAATTGataattaaaggggcactagctacgagatatataaaaaattaaaagtatgattttttttgttcaatctttaatgaaagtgaaatagtgaaataataatttacttttatcaatggttcaattttgtcaaattaagctaataaacattgaaattgaattattcacttgcaactgaataattcgacctcattaaatccgtattcatgtgaactccaatttaaccctGTAGAAAGAGATGGAATAACGCATGCATTCTTTCGTGAACgggtatttaaaggaaaagaatgtcaacatgaaagtgaaactaggtaaataatttgattaactgatttgatctacacaaaatcattcttataaagataaaaacgacgataaacataattttttaatctacaatacaaaatttaacagacctacAAAACCCCAATTccacgagttgcttaatctatttatatctatgtttatgtttacatcgcttatatggtcatagaaggtcaacttgatagttaattagatggcgtcttggctaaaattcacacaaaacgaagctacatcttattgagaccatgtcctgtaaattgtttattttatacttttgatagtttggaaaaatgtttttacattgttataaacagaatatgagaatttgagtcaaatcagtgaatatgaatttggcagctagtgcccctttaagatttTTGGAGACATTTTTTACATGTGCACTAGCTAGCTTACTTGAGTACACTAGATTGAATTCTAACTATTTTTTGGAAACAGCCTATTTCATATTGTTTAATGAATATCAACAAGGCATGTTTGTCAGAGGAGTGATTCTTACTTTCAGTTACAGGTCAATAACTACAATTGATAGTGAATGtgattttatgttaaaaaagaaaaacatattatatatttaaaccTTAAATGAATTCTACAGATTTGAGTAATAATAAAACCTGCACTTATGTATTGACCAGTGAGAAGCCCGACTTTATTTCTTAGCCTCATTAAAAATAGTGATTAGTAATATCTTGCACATAATCATGATGAttaatataaagggcaataactactttgctttaaaaactattatacattttttttttagaattggtTTCAAAATCGCAGAGCACGACTGAAAAGAATGTACAAAAAACAGCAACAACAATTGCAAGAATCCATGTTACAAACATTGCAACAGCCTTCAGGGATGACAACTGCATCATCAAGTCCCATAACTCTTCCTCAATCTTTGTCAACTGTTAAAGGTAATGCACCTGGCAGCTTTTATACCACACCAATTAATATGCAGAGCAATACTGACAAGACCACATTTCTGAATAGTGAGAGTCAAGAGacatattcaaatgtattttatcATCCACGATTGTCTGTCGCTTCTCATACAGTGAGACCAAACGCTTCAGCAACTGTATCACAGTCACCAGGTAAAAGACCTGTCCATCAGAAGGCATATGTCAGACCATTTAACGTAGCCAATGACAATTTTGTTTACCCATTTGTCAATTCTAATTTTGTGAGAAATAATAGTCCAGTTTTTCAAACACCTAAAAATGCAGAGTATCAAACAAAAGtgaaaagtgaaataaattcaggTGAAAATTACCAAAGCACATGGACTCCTATTGATAATTatcaaagaacaataactcctccACTAACAGTCCCCGGACAAAGCATGAACACCTCTCAGTTTGGTTTTCCCCTAACTGGAATGTTGAGACCTGGAGGCTCTTCATTTCATCCAACAGGAATCCAGAACTTCCGATCCCCAAGTGTTGATCTTTATCAATCAATTCTCCAATATTATGCAGCCAGCGGAAACAACTTAAGTTTTATGACGCCATACACTGTACCAAATAATTACCAGTGGTATCAGTCCGCACAACTTCAGCTCAATCCAACAAATCCAACAGCCAACTGGTCAAATGTGGTGAATATGAATAATAACACATTAAATGTACCATGGAGCAGCTGGTTGATGGCTTATCAGCAGCAGGTATTGTTACAGAGTTCTGTCACATGTCAATCACAGCCAATCAGAGGCTCGAACAATGCAAACAACACATTTGGATCAGCGGCTGGTGTTCCTGTAGTCAGTCAAAGGAATATTTCAGATCCAAGCCCTGTTGGACATGTAGGAggtacagaaaataataaaaataatataatgaaaACAGGTTTCCAAAGACAGGAATCAAGAATGCCTGTAAATCACAATTGGATTGTTCCGACACAACCCAATTTGGAGATGAGTCAAGAAGCTGAGTTGTTAAAAAGTAGGTttaatattgacaaaaatatgaacaaaaaggACAATCAAACTGCTTTACCCAATATGAAATGTCATATGAATAACACTGGAGTTGTGAAGCAGTTAACTTTTGCAGAGGCAATTGGCAGTAAACCATGGCCAACAACAGTGGCATCAAAACTACCAACACCAGCAGCAGCAAATTTATCTACAAAAGCAGCACCAAAACTACCGACAATAGCAGCTTCAGATCTACCGACATTAATACCAACATCTAATCTACAGACGATAGCTGCTTCAAATCTATCGACACTAGCAGCATCAAATCTACCGATAACGGCAGCATTAAAAGCAATGAACCAACAGTTACCTATTGAAAGACAAAACAGTACATCAATAGATCAAAATGTTAAGTTAGGTTCAAAATTTGATACAGGACAAATGTACCAAGCTCACACAGATAATTCAACTATTCGGCCAATGATGACTCATGAAAATGACCAAAGTTCTGTTAGATGTGCCAGAACTTCTGAAGAGCACTCTAGAGAAAGTATTGAAAATGACCATTTGACGCAGGTTAGTGGAAACGTGTATCCTTGGACCAAAAAAGATGTAGTTCGGGTTAGAAAGCCATTAACAGAAGACAGTCAGTATTGCTTTAGACCAATTGAAGCACCAAAGTCATTGGGTGTCCTACCATGTTCAATAAACAATGAACTTGATTCTAATAATAATATAGTCAATTCAGAAAATTCATTGGATTTGTCAAATACCAACAAAAATCTTGGAATTACAGACGCTCGACATTCTCATCATGAAGACAATTTTTGGCCTTCTAGAAGTCAATACATGGATCTATTGATGAAACATGCTCAGCAAGTGAGACAAAATGAGGCAACTGACAATGAAAGATCAGAAAATTCGGTGGGAATAGATTATTCCACAAGGAAAATGCCTACTTTGACAGAATCTAGCTCAGGGGAAAGAACTATTCCAAGTGAAAAGGTTACTGAAGAAGTTATTTTTCGTGAACAGTATGATCAAACTAAAATTAGTGAGTTATCACAGTtatattatcataaaaacaaaGCAGCATTATATCCATCAGATTTAATAGAGCCTGATGTTACTAAATCCTATTCCGATCTTCCTCAAGACTACAGTGAAAAAAATGCTCTTTTATCGTTGTATGCACAGATGGGAAATAGAGCGACACAAATGATGGACAAAACACCTGACCTAGAGGTCaaatcaaaggaaaattcaatagATTATATGAACAATGGCAGTTCTTTTCTTTCGCATGGTAATGTTTCTGAAATGTGGAACCAGAATCGTAGTTTCAATGATTCCGTAAGTGATGATGAATCTATTTATAGCACTGATGTCCGTTCAACGTCTTTGAGTAAGGATACGGAAGAAACAGATAGTGCTTACTCTCCTCAAATTAATCCCGTCATGATGCACATAGTTGAAAATAGAAGTCCATCATCACAAAATTTggagagttattcccctttgtaTAATTCAATCCCAAATCAGACTGAATATAAACCAATGGAAAGGGAGGCAACCAATTGTCAATCTATGAAAAGGGAGGCAACATATTGTCAGTCTATGGAAAGGGAGACAATTGAATGTCAGTATCACCAGTTACCAGTTAGTAAAATGCCTCCTTTAATTGATCAGAGATTATCATCACAGGAACTGCTTGGTTCATACTCAGCTCAGTATAATTCAGAGTCATTTAAGGCTGTTGGAAGTCATGATTCAAAACAAGAGGATGACGATCCTTACACATACCAATTTACACCTTCCGAAACCCATAATGACATGAATGAAAGTCAATCTGAAGAGGATGAAGAAGACACTTTTAATGAATCTTTTCATTCCCATTTAGACGAATCTTTTCATTCCAACTTAGACGAATCATTTCATTCCAATTTAGATAAATCTTTTCATTCCAATTTTGATTTATTGTCTCAAGAGAGAAGACCGAATGTTGTGGTTGAAGATGCATACCAGATGCATAACATTTCTCCAGTAAGTCAATATAAGAGGAGATATTCAGATGTTGAGTCAGATGAGAATGAGGGAACTACTCACAGTGATTAAAACCAacataaaaaatagttaaaagaATGTACTTTATTAGAATGTTAAAGGTGACTTGGGCCAAAAATTGTATTAAGATTGTTTGAATTTGCCTATCTACCCACTACCCACTCAAAAAGCAGTTTACATGAAAAATTATTAgccaaaattaacattttatttaaaagatttattcATGCTTGAACATTATGTTTCTTGATTATGTTGATTTGATCAAGTATAAAATTCTCTTTTATTAAAACTCGCTTTTTAaaagattaaacaaaatatttacattttgaattaGAAGAGAGAAGGAATGGATTGGTACCACATTGGCAAAATTTAAGcatttaaatacaaagtttttctactcaaattttgaagaaatttgtgttttgttcaaaTATATGTCATCATACTTTAGGACAgactttatttaatatttacatttcatcaaaattgatatGATGTTTAACAAAGGTCTGACCCTTTAACAggtgataaagaaaaaaaatgctgatAGGAAATTAGCAAACTAATGTTTATAAGTTTATCAGTAAATGTCAATGTTATACATCATATATATTCATGTGTATTAAAATATGGCAGGTTCTTAAGTAGCACccttaacattttttaaataaagtatgCTATTGAGGCAATGTGTTCAAGTTGGAGTgtatgaaaatacaatttttttacaaGTTCATGATTTGTTTAagatgattaacatgattaatgttatgttgtttttattgattttgataaaaagaaaatgacaaaaattgtttgttatagcTACATGCATATATGTAGTTTATACAGAAATGATtcttttaattattcatttcTTAACATGATTAAGGAAATCAGAACTTTTTTggttattttgatgttttttttgtgttttttttttaaattttaacacttTATAGATCCACACttttataacacattttttttgtaacatgACATTGTATTCGTTTTCTATGTGATATTTGAGTTATCACCCTTATATCATGCTTATACTTACAAGTGCTAATTAATGactatatactgtggattcattattatttgtgggataccaGTTTTTGTGGATTTAGTGGTTGCATATGAAccaaaaatttaaatgttcaccATTTTCTTTagacttgtatgcagacttctgtaaaaccacaaaatcaaaaattcattaaaatataatttttccttATAATTCATGAATATCATGAAAATTGACACCCACATAAACAAATCAATCCACagtattcaaaatttaaatttaagggggctcgcaggtctaaatcaaattttttatttaatataggatttctctatatttttctataaatgaactttatcttgtactcaatagaaaaatgaaataaaaaaatggggtcaccgttcctTTATGCTCACAATCTGcattcgaaagaagcatacatctttATTAAtgtcctttttagctcacctggcctaaaaggccatgtgagcttttctcatcacttggcgtccgtcgtcgtcgtctgtcgtcattaacaatttttcaaacatcttttcctctgaaactactggatagatttgaatgaaacttaaaatgattgttccttagattatcctgcacaaagtgtgtgcttcgatttttgatccgtcaaaaaacatggccgccgttacttaaaatagaacataggggtcaaatgcagtttttggcttatatctcaaaaacggaagcatttagagcaaatctgacaggggtaaaaatgttcattaggtcaagatctatcagccctgaaattttcagatgaatcaaacaaaccattgttgggttgctgccacttaattggtaattttaaggaaattttgcagtttttggtcattatcttgaatattattatagatgaagataaactgtaaacagcaaaaatgatcagcaaagtaagatctacaaataggttgatatgaccaaaattgtcaattgaccccttaaggggtaaatgtcctttaatgacaatttttcacaatttgttcatcatatttgctaactttaaaaaatcttctcctctgaaactactgaatggatttggatgaaacttagcatgatagttccttagattatcctgcacaaagtgtgtgcttcgatttttgatccgtcaaaaaacatggccgcccttactttaaatagaacataggggtcaaatgcagtttttggcttatatctcaaaaacgaaagcatttagagcaaatctgacatggggtaaaaatgttcattaggtcaagatctatcagccctgaaattttcagacgaatcaaacaaaccattgttgggttgctgccacttaattggtaattttaaggaaattttgcagtttttggtcattatcttaaatatcattatagataaagataaactgtaaacagcaaaaatgatcagcaaagtaagatctacaaataggttaatatgaccaaaattgtcaattgaccccttaaggggtaaatgtcctttaatgacaatttttcacaatttgttcatcatatttgctaactttaaaaaatcttctcctctgaaactactgaatggatttggatgaaacttagcatgatagttccttagattatcctgcacaaagtgtgtgcttcgatttttgatccgtcaaaaaacatggccgcccttactttaaatagaacataggggtcaaatgcagtttttgtggttacgcaggttttatttgaacttgacctcattttcacagtccattgctaagttttaagtgtttgtgttttggtctcattttctttatttataaacagtaagtcatatatatttgtaatattgaagaattgttagctgtacatgtttgcctggcatggttcaatatgttcaataaggcattgtttaccaggtgagcgattcaggctcttgagagcctcttgtttattctgttgaactaataggagaaatagcggtaatatcgaaataaaaaaagaacttaattacagaaatcaattaaattttacaattatttagtttatgtacagctaattcgaaaacaacaattaaaagtataggtcaccaatgagttaaaaaagatatttcaattttaatgccaaaaaatggcatttttgcatcaaagggagataatttggagctttttcaatgatatctacattttaaaagtcacctggggccaacactaATTGATTTTTTGggatgatttttgtaccatatgataaagtaacaactacttgtaatgaaaaattaatgtttaatttttttctgaaaatcttatacccgcgagcctccttcaactatttttaaaagagttctATTTCCAAAACTGAACTGATGTTGATGCAAGTTTGACTGAATCAAAGTGCTACCGGTACATTTTTTATTAGTTAAAGTTAATAACATGTTATGTCTAAAGAGAGAAAAGACATTTAAGTTTTTGttataattattgtttatataaaaaatagtGGAGAAGTTGTATGTATGGCTTTTAGTGTTTAATTCTAGATATTCTTACCCTTCATCATGAATAAAGGACCAAATGTCTAGACAATGAGTTGAAACTgta
Proteins encoded:
- the LOC143058374 gene encoding uncharacterized protein LOC143058374, which gives rise to MTDRDNLHTRTVDTNKNEHDNQLQVTAPRNMQLHQPSHIPNIPVKVCDVQDSGYYSMPKRRKKTNYSAEQVEFLEQVFIISNYPCKKKLEAIALRLNLPEDRVRNWFQNRRARLKRMYKKQQQQLQESMLQTLQQPSGMTTASSSPITLPQSLSTVKGNAPGSFYTTPINMQSNTDKTTFLNSESQETYSNVFYHPRLSVASHTVRPNASATVSQSPGKRPVHQKAYVRPFNVANDNFVYPFVNSNFVRNNSPVFQTPKNAEYQTKVKSEINSGENYQSTWTPIDNYQRTITPPLTVPGQSMNTSQFGFPLTGMLRPGGSSFHPTGIQNFRSPSVDLYQSILQYYAASGNNLSFMTPYTVPNNYQWYQSAQLQLNPTNPTANWSNVVNMNNNTLNVPWSSWLMAYQQQVLLQSSVTCQSQPIRGSNNANNTFGSAAGVPVVSQRNISDPSPVGHVGGTENNKNNIMKTGFQRQESRMPVNHNWIVPTQPNLEMSQEAELLKSRFNIDKNMNKKDNQTALPNMKCHMNNTGVVKQLTFAEAIGSKPWPTTVASKLPTPAAANLSTKAAPKLPTIAASDLPTLIPTSNLQTIAASNLSTLAASNLPITAALKAMNQQLPIERQNSTSIDQNVKLGSKFDTGQMYQAHTDNSTIRPMMTHENDQSSVRCARTSEEHSRESIENDHLTQVSGNVYPWTKKDVVRVRKPLTEDSQYCFRPIEAPKSLGVLPCSINNELDSNNNIVNSENSLDLSNTNKNLGITDARHSHHEDNFWPSRSQYMDLLMKHAQQVRQNEATDNERSENSVGIDYSTRKMPTLTESSSGERTIPSEKVTEEVIFREQYDQTKISELSQLYYHKNKAALYPSDLIEPDVTKSYSDLPQDYSEKNALLSLYAQMGNRATQMMDKTPDLEVKSKENSIDYMNNGSSFLSHGNVSEMWNQNRSFNDSVSDDESIYSTDVRSTSLSKDTEETDSAYSPQINPVMMHIVENRSPSSQNLESYSPLYNSIPNQTEYKPMEREATNCQSMKREATYCQSMERETIECQYHQLPVSKMPPLIDQRLSSQELLGSYSAQYNSESFKAVGSHDSKQEDDDPYTYQFTPSETHNDMNESQSEEDEEDTFNESFHSHLDESFHSNLDESFHSNLDKSFHSNFDLLSQERRPNVVVEDAYQMHNISPVSQYKRRYSDVESDENEGTTHSD